The following coding sequences lie in one Yoonia sp. G8-12 genomic window:
- a CDS encoding DUF2244 domain-containing protein, with product MPYEWTPTPPHDDSRWQLSLWPYRSLLRKDFVLFIGGTAALVSLPLLTLLGQAVLWGLLPFFGMMLAGVWYALHVSYRRGEVLEELTVDDARAYLTRHNPKGDVQEWEANRYWVTAHLHPKGGPVENYITLRGGDREVEIGAFLDAEERLVLFDELQRALRAGQIR from the coding sequence ATGCCTTACGAATGGACCCCAACACCGCCCCATGACGACAGCCGTTGGCAACTGAGCCTTTGGCCCTACCGGTCACTGCTGCGCAAGGATTTCGTGCTGTTCATCGGCGGTACTGCAGCGCTGGTATCGCTGCCGCTTCTGACCCTTCTGGGGCAAGCGGTGCTTTGGGGGCTTCTGCCATTTTTCGGGATGATGCTTGCGGGGGTCTGGTACGCGCTGCATGTCAGCTACCGGCGCGGCGAGGTGTTGGAAGAGCTGACCGTGGATGACGCGCGGGCCTATCTGACACGGCACAATCCCAAAGGCGACGTGCAAGAATGGGAGGCGAACCGCTATTGGGTGACGGCGCATCTGCACCCCAAGGGCGGCCCTGTTGAGAATTATATCACCCTGCGCGGCGGCGACCGCGAGGTTGAGATTGGCGCGTTCCTCGATGCCGAGGAACGCCTTGTCTTATTTGATGAGTTGCAACGCGCACTGCGTGCAGGGCAAATCCGCTAG